A genome region from Nicotiana tabacum cultivar K326 chromosome 13, ASM71507v2, whole genome shotgun sequence includes the following:
- the LOC107791297 gene encoding GCN5-related N-acetyltransferase 8-like — protein MAAAAPPPSPTPAPAVIREDLIPTAHQVFSRIRLATNADVPHIHKLIHQMAVFERLTHLFSATESSLSTTLFPENSPPPFTTFTVFLLEVSQNPFLPIDNQNCTNFSPIHKTINLDLPVSDAEAEMFKSGGNDAVVAGFVLFFPNYSSFLAKPGFYIEDIFVRECYRRKGFGRLLLSTVAAQAAKMGYGRVEWVVLDWNVNAIKFYEEMGAQILQEWRVCRLTGGALEAFANVNI, from the coding sequence ATGGCCGCCGCCGCACCTCCGCCGTCGCCGACGCCCGCCCCCGCCGTCATCCGTGAGGACTTAATTCCGACTGCCCACCAGGTCTTCTCCCGAATCCGCCTCGCCACCAACGCCGACGTTCCCCATATCCACAAACTCATCCACCAGATGGCCGTTTTCGAGCGCCTCACCCACCTCTTCTCCGCCACAGAATCTTCTCTCTCCACCACTCTCTTCCCTGAGAACTCCCCGCCTCCCTTCACTACCTTTACCGTCTTCCTACTCGAAGTTTCCCAAAACCCTTTCCTTCCTATCGACAACCAAAACTGCACCAATTTCAGCCCCATACATAAGACTATAAATCTGGATCTCCCGGTATCCGACGCGGAAGCTGAGATGTTTAAATCGGGCGGAAATGATGCAGTGGTTGCTGGGTTTGTGTTGTTTTTCCCGAATTATTCGTCATTTTTAGCGAAACCTGGGTTTTATATAGAGGATATATTTGTGAGGGAGTGTTACAGGAGAAAGGGTTTTGGGAGGTTGTTATTGTCTACTGTGGCGGCACAGGCGGCTAAGATGGGGTACGGGAGAGTGGAGTGGGTGGTTCTAGACTGGAATGTGAATGCGATCAAGTTTTATGAGGAAATGGGGGCTCAAATCTTGCAGGAATGGAGGGTTTGTAGGTTGACTGGTGGGGCCCTTGAAGCTTTTGCCAATGTCAACATTTGA